The sequence TTCTTTTGATCCAGGTTGTGAATCATTTCCGGTTTCGCTGATATAAATATCCCAGATATTCTGAGTAAATGCTTGTGCCAGGCATGTTAAAAGAAGTAATATGACAATAGTTACTGTTCTGATTGATTTCATTTGTATAATTATTTGTTATTGCTAATAAAATTTTCTTAAAAACCTTCCCGGTCGCCGGTTTTTGGCATTCCGGAATAATGTACGTGAACAATCCTCCAATCGTTCCCGAATTTCTTCATAACCTGTGTTTCTCTGCCTCGTGTTTGAACTGGAGCCGGATCTTCACCGACAAAAGTGGCATCGAATATCCAGTAAAACTCCACTATTGCCATATCGTCGTAGAGTTGAATGGTTTCATTAAAGCTTTTCAGGTTGCGTTGAGTAAAACGGTTGCCAAACATTTCGTAAATCCCCGATTTGATCTCTTCCCATCCTTTTTCATGACCCCGGGGATGGATAAAACTGGCTTCGGAAGTCGTCAACCAAAAGCTTGCAGCCAAGGTAGTATCAGCTTTGTTAATGGAAGTTTTGTAATCTTCCAGCACTTGTTGTATAGCATCCATGTCGTTTTGAAGCAACTTTTCATCGCCTGATTTTTGCATGGTGCAGGCCACAAAATTCAAAACAACGGCCAGCAGGTAAATGATCCCCTTTCTTGTCATATCTTCAGTTTAATCGATGTTAAAAAGGAATTTTGTGTTCTGCAGGAGAACAACAAAATTCCTATCATTAAATTTTATTTTAGAATGTTAACACGCTCGTATCCGGTGCTTTTAAGGCATTTGTAAGTGGTGCTCCCATAATATCAACATTAATACCCAGTGCCTTTAACTGGTCGCTTACGCCGTACATGTTGGCACAGGTAACACAGGCATTAAGACTTACGCCATTGTTCATCATTTCTTTAAGTTTGGCTTGCACATCTTTGTTCTCGGCCACCAGTTTAGCAGAAGGCCCCCAGATAATTACCGACACTTCTTCAAAAAGGCCAAACTGTTTGGCTACTCCGGTGTACATCAATGCCACACGTTCGGCAACCATTGGATCGTCGCTGGTCCAAAGCACCATGAGTTTATTTACTTCGGTAGCCGGTTTTTCCTGTGCAATAGTTGTGTTGTTTGCCAACACTATAACTGTTAATACGAGGAAGATTATTTTTACTAATTTCATAGTTCAAAATTTTAATGATTAATGATTTTTTATTTGTTTTTCACTTTTTATTTAATCCTTTAAAAACGGATACAAACTCTCCCAAACTGCCGGAAAATTTTGCATAAAACTACATGCCCTGTATTTGGAATAATACTCAACTGGCTGTTTGGAATCATGTTGTAAGCGTTAATGACTGTTGACAGCGGAGCATTGAGGTCTCGTTCGCCGGCCATTACCAGTACCGGGCACTGAATAGACATAAACAACTCTTTGCTGGCAACCATGGAATTATAAAAATTCTCCATGCTTTTCCAGAATTCTGTTAATCGTTCAGGCTCTGGCATCAATGTCTTTTTCTGTTTCCATATTTCACTTTCCGGATCAAATGTTTCTCCAGTGAACACGACTTTTCGTAGTCCGGGTATTTGTTCTCCAGCACCAATGGCAACCAGTTTTTTCACCCGGTCAGGATACATGCTTGCCACTTTGTAGCCCGTGTAAGCTCCGTCGCTGAATCCAAGAATGGTAACACGGCTTTTAGTAACAGCATTTACCACAGCCATCACGTCGTTGGCTTTTAACTCGTAAGTGATGGTTGCTGTACCGATTTCCGATTTCCCATGTCCGCGGGTAGCCAATGCAATTACCTGGTAATCGGGTTTCAGCTTTTCAATAAACCCGGCCATTTCTTCAATCGAGCCCATTATTCCGCCATGGAGCAACACAATGGTTTCGCCACTACCATACACTTCGTAATAGAGTCTGGCATCGCCGGTTTTTACATAATGCCCCGCATCAGGATTGTTTCCGTAGACAACTTCCGGCTGGGCTAAATTAAGTCGGTTTTGCTGAGCCAGTCCCGTAAAAGCAAACAGGACAATGAGTAATGTAAACACTTTTGATTTCATGGTATTCGCGATTTTGTTGTTTTAATGATGATTTACACAATTGCAGAAACAGTTATTTTACTTGTCGTACACTCCGTTAACTTCCTGGCTGATCACCATAATTTTATTGAAATCGGGCAGATGCGCTATTTCTGGAAGAGTAGTTGTTCCAAAATCGAGATAAACGAGCTTTTCATTTTCTGATTCATTGCTGACTACATGCGCACCATTTTCACCTGTTGGAAAACCGATCACGTCGCCGGCTTTTACTTCGCGGTTGCCATCTTTGGTACGTACAACACCAGTTCCGCTGATAATGTAAAATACTTCTTCGTTGGCTTCGTGGTAGTGGTAGCCGTATGCATAATTTCCAGGTTCAAGTTCCACTACATTTGCACGGCATTTGGCCGTTTCTTCATCAGGTATAATGGTTTTTACTGTAAATTGATTACCGTCTCTGTCGATAAGCTGTCCTTCAATTTCGCTGATGTTTTTCAGAATTAAATTTTTCATTTTATTGTTGTTTTTAAATTTTTATATACTTCAAATGTCTGGCTATTTTTACGTGTGTGCAAACGGGTGAGTAACGAACTTGCATGGTTAGAAATATTGAAAAACAGTCGTTTATGTGAAAATAATTTCTTGTAAAAAGTTAATCTTTAAAAGTATTCTTATGGTATTAATAGATTTTAACTCTCCAAAAGAGATTATTTAATACTTTTGCAGAAATAAAAAGAGAAAATATGCGCCAGTTAGATCTTCAGTTTCCGACCTGTCCGGTTCGGAATATTTTAAGCCGGATGAGTGATAAATGGTCACTTTTAATTTTGAGTACTTTAAACCAGAATGATATTATGCGGTACAAGGAATTGAATGCCTCGATCCCTGATATTTCGCAAAAAATGCTGTCGAGTACTTTGAAGCGGTTGGAAGAAGATAAATTAATCAAGAGGAAAATGTATCGGGAGATTCCGCCACGAGTGGAATATTCACTTACTCAAACCGGAAAGGAATTAATGCCGGCGGTAGGGATGATGATTGATTGGGCGCTGGAGCATTTTACTGAGATTACGCAATAGTACCTAATCAGTTTATTATTCCTAATTCTGATTAGTGGTATTTATTGTTGTTAATAATGAGAATAATCAAGTCTATGACTCAGCAGGTAATTGTTTCATTTTTATCCGATATTTTTTGGGTGTTTCACCCTTCATCTTTTTGAAAGTACGGTTAAAATGCGGAACATCGTTAAAGCCTACTGCATAACAAATGTCGGCAACCGGAATATTGGTTTCGCGCAACATTTGACATGAACTATCAATGCGGAGTTCATTTAATGCGGCAAAAAAGGTTTGCCCTTTTTCTTTTTTATAAAAAGTACAAAACGACGTACGGTTCATGCCTACATACTGTGCCACTTCATCCAACGAAATATTTCGTTGGTAATTGGTAATCATAAAACGCCACACCTCGCGAATTTTCAGCTTTGCGTTGGTTTGCTTTTCAAATGTACCAACAACACGGGTTTGCTTTGATGATCCGATCTGGTAAAAAATATTGATAATGGAAGAAAGTTGTTCAATATTGTTTTGTGCCGACATACTTGTCATTATCGTTTGCAGGCTTTTAAGTGTTTCTCCCTCAAAACAAATTCCTTCCTTTATTGCTCTGAGGTTTTCAATCATTAAATTGGTTTCAGGAAAAGTATCCGCCAGCTGTTTTAAGAACGATTCAGGAAAAATGATTGTGATGTTTTCAATCTTTCCTTCTTCATCATGAACATGTTCATCGAAATACCAGCCGTGAGGAAGATTCGGAGGGATAAGGATAACTTCTCCTTTAGAAAAGACCTCCAATGAATTACCGATAACCCGGGTGCCACTTCCGGTGATAATGTATGATAACTCCCAGTCGTCGCTTTGGTGAAAAGTTATTTGTTCATCCCAAAAGATGTGAACATGATCGAAAAAGAATGATTTCTCCGCTGAGTAGTCGTTATTACTGATTTCTTTCATGATTCGGCTAAAACTACAAATATTTGACAATTATTATAAAATAAAGAACAATTAGAACAGTAATAACGCCATTATTTTTGGCACATATTTTTTAACCTAATCAATAAATAATGAACTTAAAATTTAACTCATCTTTTAAAGATACCAAGAAACATTACATAATTCTCGATGGATTACGTGGAGTTGCAGCAGTAATGGTAGTACTATTCCATCTTTTGGAAACTTTTGCAATGGGCAAACATGCTGAGCAAATTATTAACCACGGCTATCTTGCTGTCGATTTTTTCTTTGTGTTGTCGGGTTTTGTTATTGGTTATGCGTACGACGATCGCTGGCATAAAATGAGTTTAAAAGAGTTTTTTAAGCGCCGCTTAATACGTCTTCATCCTATGATTATTGTCGGGATGATAATCGGTGCCATATTGTTTTATTTTCAAGATAGCTTCTTCTTTCCAGCAATTTCAGAAAC comes from uncultured Draconibacterium sp. and encodes:
- a CDS encoding nuclear transport factor 2 family protein, which codes for MTRKGIIYLLAVVLNFVACTMQKSGDEKLLQNDMDAIQQVLEDYKTSINKADTTLAASFWLTTSEASFIHPRGHEKGWEEIKSGIYEMFGNRFTQRNLKSFNETIQLYDDMAIVEFYWIFDATFVGEDPAPVQTRGRETQVMKKFGNDWRIVHVHYSGMPKTGDREGF
- a CDS encoding DsrE family protein; amino-acid sequence: MKLVKIIFLVLTVIVLANNTTIAQEKPATEVNKLMVLWTSDDPMVAERVALMYTGVAKQFGLFEEVSVIIWGPSAKLVAENKDVQAKLKEMMNNGVSLNACVTCANMYGVSDQLKALGINVDIMGAPLTNALKAPDTSVLTF
- a CDS encoding alpha/beta hydrolase, which encodes MKSKVFTLLIVLFAFTGLAQQNRLNLAQPEVVYGNNPDAGHYVKTGDARLYYEVYGSGETIVLLHGGIMGSIEEMAGFIEKLKPDYQVIALATRGHGKSEIGTATITYELKANDVMAVVNAVTKSRVTILGFSDGAYTGYKVASMYPDRVKKLVAIGAGEQIPGLRKVVFTGETFDPESEIWKQKKTLMPEPERLTEFWKSMENFYNSMVASKELFMSIQCPVLVMAGERDLNAPLSTVINAYNMIPNSQLSIIPNTGHVVLCKIFRQFGRVCIRF
- a CDS encoding cupin domain-containing protein is translated as MKNLILKNISEIEGQLIDRDGNQFTVKTIIPDEETAKCRANVVELEPGNYAYGYHYHEANEEVFYIISGTGVVRTKDGNREVKAGDVIGFPTGENGAHVVSNESENEKLVYLDFGTTTLPEIAHLPDFNKIMVISQEVNGVYDK
- a CDS encoding helix-turn-helix domain-containing protein, translating into MRQLDLQFPTCPVRNILSRMSDKWSLLILSTLNQNDIMRYKELNASIPDISQKMLSSTLKRLEEDKLIKRKMYREIPPRVEYSLTQTGKELMPAVGMMIDWALEHFTEITQ
- a CDS encoding AraC family transcriptional regulator, with protein sequence MKEISNNDYSAEKSFFFDHVHIFWDEQITFHQSDDWELSYIITGSGTRVIGNSLEVFSKGEVILIPPNLPHGWYFDEHVHDEEGKIENITIIFPESFLKQLADTFPETNLMIENLRAIKEGICFEGETLKSLQTIMTSMSAQNNIEQLSSIINIFYQIGSSKQTRVVGTFEKQTNAKLKIREVWRFMITNYQRNISLDEVAQYVGMNRTSFCTFYKKEKGQTFFAALNELRIDSSCQMLRETNIPVADICYAVGFNDVPHFNRTFKKMKGETPKKYRIKMKQLPAES